TTATCGCAAGGTGACATTCCAGACTCTAAAGCTGCCAAATAAACGAAAGGTTTAAATGTCGAACCCGCTTGTCGTTTCGCCTGCATCACGTGATCATATTTAAAATATTGATGATCTACCCCCCCTACCCAAGCTTTAATCTCGCCCGAATAAGGATCCATCGACATCATTCCCGCATTCAACATCATCGCATAATATTTCAGGGAGTCCATCGTAGACATTTCCTTTTCAATCTTACCATTATCCTTCCAATTGTATACTTCCATTTTTTTCTTCTTATTCAAGAAGAAATTGATACTATCTGGAGTATTGGCATATTTTTTACTCAGAAACTCATAGTAAGGTGTTTTCTTAGCTAGGTTCTCCAAAAAGTTTGGGATCACTTTTCCGGAAAGATCCCGCCATGGTTCCTGGCCATCCCAAGTATTGTTTAAACGTTGCTGTAATTCCGTCATCTGTTTTGCTACAGCCTCTTCAGCGTGCTTCTGAAGCTTAGAGTTGATGGTTGTATAAATCTTCAACCCATCGGTATAGATATCGTAATTATTCTCTTCAGCCCATTTTTCCAACCATTTAGCTACAGCCGTACGTAGGTATGAATCCCCTCCGGCATTCACATCTTGATTATTGGTATTCAAAATTATCTTTTCTTTAACCAGCGCATCATACTCTTCTTTTTTCAGAAAGCCACCCTTATGCATTTGGCTCAATACCGTATTTTTGCGGTCAAATGCCTTTTCCGGATTTCTGATCGGGTTATATAAGGTCGTTCCCTTTAACATACCAATCAATACAGCCGCTTCATTTTGATTCAATTGATTTGCTCCTTTTGAAAAATAACGTTTTGCAGCGGTTTCTATACCATATGCATTATTGCTAAAAGAAACTGTATTAAGGTACATTTCTAAAATTTGGTTCTTCGTATACCGTTGCTCAAGCTTATAAGCGGTCATCCACTCTTTAAATTTGGTAATGACCAAGCCTGCAACAGGCAAACGTGTCAATAGTCCCCCCGCCTTATTATAACGGGTGCGGTAAAGATTCTTAGCAAGCTGTTGCGTTATCGTACTCGCTCCACGTTTATCTCCCTTTAATGTTGAAACAATGCCTGAACCAAGCCCCAAAAAGTCAACACCATTGTGCTGATAGAAACGCACATCCTCGGTTGCTATCAATGCATTGATAACAGTTTTAGGAATACTGTCAAAAGGGATTGGATTTCTATCCTCGTCAAAATATCGTCCTATCAATACACTATCAGCAGTATACAGTTCTGTCGAAATATTGACACTTGGCATAATGATATCTTTTTTTGTAGGCGAGTAGCCAAAAAGCCACAAAAAATTAAGTTGTATAGCACAAACCAAAACTATAACGAAATATATTGCAATAACGAGATAACGAAGAATCCGATTCTTAATACGTCTAAACATAAATGGAAATTTATCTTATATTCAACATATTGAATCATCAAAAGGTTTTATCCCCCACCCAATATGCGTTTATATCTGTTTCAGGGGCTAAATATACAACTAAATAAATGTCCCTAACCAACTATTTACATTTTTTAACAATAAAAAACCAGCATGTATTTGAGCGGGGACAATTGACAAAAAACACCCCGTACATGACTTGCTATTTCCAATTTATGGAATTAAAACAACAAAAAAATGAAGAAGGACGTTGTTTAGATCAATAAGTTAGTCGCTAGGTTCCGCAAATATTATACCTACTTTTGATTTATTATCTATTTTATTTTAAAATAATAATGATATTTGTTTAAATTTAGATGTAAACTAGTCAACTATTAGCATGTTAAAACAGACATTACAACAAAAGCTATTACAAAAACTGTCTCCACAACAAATTCAATTTATTAAATTGTTGCAGGTACCAACAGTTTCATTAGATGCCAGAATAAAAGAAGAATTAGAAGAAAACCCCGCGTTAGAAGATGGTAGCTTGACTAATATGACCGATCCAATAGAAGAATATCCAGATAAAGATCCGGATGACAACTTCGATAACGAAGAAGGATTCGATTCAGATGATTTCAGTTTGGAAGACTATATACAAGAAGACGACTACAAAGATTACGGAAATGGATATGATTACGGTGATGACGACGATGAAAGAAAAGAAATGCCCGTTGCCATTCAACATTCATTCTATGAACAATTACAACAACAATTAGACCTCCTCGCTTTAGATGATAAGCACTTTTTAGTGGGCCAACAGATTATCGGCAGTCTGGATGACGACGGTTACTTAAGACGTCCGATCATCAATCTGGTAGATGACCTGGCCTTTGGTCAAAATGTAATGACCGAAGAACATGAAGTGTTAGAAATGCTAAAAGTGATTCAAGATTTTGAGCCTGCAGGAATTGGTGCCAGAGATTTACAAGAATGTCTTTTGATACAGTTACAAAAAAAAGACACGAACAATCCAACCATTAAACTTGCTATTAAAGTCGTCTCCAATTATTTGGACGAGTTCACTAAAAAGCACTATGACAAACTAGAGAAATCGTTAGGCGTATCTTCTGAGGACTTGAAAAATGTCGTCAATGAAATCTTAAAGCTCAACCCCAAACCAGGTGACTCTGGTGCAGTAGCCGGAAAACAACTCCATATCATCCCAGACTTTCATATCAGCAACAATGATAGCATCCTGCATTTAACTCTGAATGGACGTAATGCACCAGAACTCCGCATAAGCAGGGATTATCAGCACATGTTTGAACATTACGAAAAATCCGATCAAAAGGACAAGAAAATGAAGGAAGCGGTACAGTTTGTCAAACAAAAACTCGATTCTGCAAAATGGTTTATTGACGCAATCAAACAACGTCAACAGACACTGCTCAAGACAATGAATGCCATCATGGAATACCAATACGATTATTTTCTTACTGGAGATGACCGTAAATTGAAACCCATGATCTTAAAGGATATCGCGGATAAGATCGACATGGATATCTCAACCGTTTCCCGTGTGGCAAATTCTAAATATGTGCAAACAGAATTTGGGACATTTCTATTAAAATCATTTTTCTCTGAGGCAATACAAACAGACTCCGGGGAGGAAGTTTCGAATAAAGAGGTCAAGAAAATACTTGAAGAGTGCATTGCAAAAGAAAACAAGCGCAAACCACTTGCCGATGAGAAATTGACCGAGATTCTCAAAGAAAAAGGTTACAATATCGCTCGCAGAACGGTAGCTAAATACCGGGAAGCATTAAACATACCGGTTGCAAGATTACGAAAAGAGCTCTAAGAGCTCTTTTTGTTTTTCGGGTGACAATCAAATCTAAATTAAGAATAGTATCTTTGTGCTCGAATTAAATAAGCATTAAGGAATGAGCAAAGTAAAAGTTGGAGTTGTACAGATGAGCTGTACCGCAAGCAAACAAGAGAATCTCGAAAAAGCAATCGCTAAAGTAAAAGAAGCCGCTGCAAAAGGTGCGCAAATTGTGTGTCTGCAAGAACTCTTTACCTCTTTATATTTCTGCGATGTAGAAGATTATGACAATTTCGCACTGGCTGAATCTATCCCTGGTCCATCTACAGATGCCCTATCTGCTGTTGCGAAAGAAGCAGGAGTCGTTATTATCGCTTCATTATTTGAAAAAAGAGCTGAAGGTCTTTATCATAATACGACCGCCATATTAGATGCTGATGGTTCCTATTTAGGCAAATACCGTAAAATGCACATCCCAGATGATCCAGCATTTTATGAGAAATTCTATTTCACACCGGGTGATCTAGGTTATAAAGTTTTCAAAACAAAATTTGGTAGAATAGGTATATTAATCTGTTGGGACCAATGGTATCCGGAAGCATCAAGAATCACTGCATTAATGGGTGCCGAAATTTTATTTTACCCAACTGCGATTGGCTGGGCTACAGATCAGGACGAAGAAACCAACAAAGATCAATACAATGCTTGGCAAACCATTCAGCGTTCTCATGCTGTAGCAAATGGCGTACCAGTGGTATCTGTCAACCGTGTCGGATTTGAGCAAGATGGCGCCATGAAATTCTGGGGCGGTAGCTTTGTTGCAAATGGACAAGGTAAACTGTTATACCTCGCTTCTCACGATAAAGAAGAAATTGAAGTAGTTGAACTAGATCTAGCTGAATCTGATTATTTCAGAAAACACTGGCCATTCCTAAGGGATCGCAGAATTGAAACATATTCTCCAATCACCAAACGTTTTATTGACGAAGACTAATATCAAATCATATTGGCCATTTTAATTTTGTAATTCATCAAAAGAAGAACAGATTAAAATGGCTTTTTACATTTTAAAGCATGGAACAAGAAAGCACTTTCACACAGGCATATTTTGACAACTCTCCCAAAAAACAAGGTTTTTCGTTTCCCGCAGAATGGGCAAGACAAGAAGCTTTGTGGTTGAGCTGGCCTCATAAGGAGGAATCTTGGCCTGGAAAAATTGACACCATATACCAGCCCTATTGCGAGTTCATTAAAGCTGTTGCTGTTGGACAGAAAGTCAGAATTAATGTTGCTGACGAAGATATGAAGGCATTTGCCATCGAAGAATTGAAAAAAGTAACCGCTGATTTAAGCAATATTGAATTTTATTTCAATCCAACCAATGACGCTTGGTGTAGAGATCATGGCCCCGCTTTCCTGATCAATCAAAATTCAGGCGCAAAAGCGGTTGTTGATTGGGGCTATAATGCCTGGGGTGGCAAGTATCCACCCTTTGATCTGGATGATGTCGTTCCTACACGGATAGCTAAAGAGTTCAACCTTCCTTTATTCACACCGAATATCGTCATGGAGGGTGGTTCTGTCGAATTCAACGGAGCCGGAACAGTGATGACGACAACAGCATGTCTGCTCAATGAAAACCGAAACCCTGATTATACGAAAGAACAGATTGAGACTTACCTCAAAGAATTCTATGGACAAGATCAGGTATTATGGCTAGGTGACGGAATCATTGGAGACGACACAGATGGTCATATTGACGACATTACACGGTTTGTGAATGAAAACACCGTTTTAACTGTTGTCGAAGAAAATCCGGAAGATGAAAATTATGCCATCCTCCAGGAAAATCTTGAAACACTTCGTTCCTTCAGATTATTAAACGGAGAACCGCTTAATATCGTCGAGCTACCGATGCCAGCACCAGTGATCTATGAGGACACCAGACTTCCGGCGTCATATGCAAATTTTTATATCGCAAATGATGTTGTCGTTGTTCCAGTTTTCAACGACGCTAATGACCAAAGAGCATTGGATATTATTCAGGGATGTTTTCCGACACGAAAAGTTATCGGAATTAACTCCGTAGACATTATCTGGGGACTGGGTAGTTTTCATTGCTTGAGTCAGCAAGAGCCCGCGCTAAGCTAAAGGTAAATTATATTATAAACAGACGGGCTTCTTAATATATTAAGAAGCCCGTCTGTTTATAATGCCTGCTCACAAACACTATCAAATTAGATCTATCTATAGCAAAGTTTGCTACTTATTCGCGACAAATGCTCCACATTAACTTATCGTAGGAGCGACAAATAGGAACCTAGACAACCACGACATGCACACCGGACTTCTCCAATGATTCCACAAATCCGGCACTCACTTTATCATCTGTAATCAATATATCAATTTTTTCGAAGCCACAAATTCGTCCAAAACTACGTCTTCCAAATTTGGACGAATCAGCGAGTACAACTACTTTTTGGGCTGTATCTATCATGATACGATTCAATTGAGCTTCTTGCGCACTGGATGTTGACACACCATACTCCAGGTCTATTCCATCCACCCCTAAAAACAATTTACTACAATAAAAATCATGCAGTAAATTTTCAGCGTATTTTCCAGTGACTGAAGTAGAAGTTTTTCGTAATGTACCTCCCATCTGCATAATTTCAACTGATGGGTATTTAATTAGTTCCATGGCAACATTCAGCGCTGAAGTTACCACAGTAATATTTCCCTTAGGGACAATCTGTCTAGCCAGCGATTGCATTGTTGTTCCGGAAGCAATAATAATGGAATCATTTTCTTCAATCATCTCAGCAGCCTTCTTCCCGATTCTACTTTTATCGTCCGAACGAAGTTTCTCTTTTTCAAATACTGTGCGATCCGTCGTATACGGATTGTATTGTGTAGCTCCTCCATGGGTCCGAAAAAGCAGACCACTCTCTTCCAAAAGTGTAAGATCCTTTCGGATGGTAACAGAAGATACACCCAGTTCCTCACATAGGTCAATCACTTGGACTATACCTACCTCTTTTAATTGTTTTAAAATATATTGATGTCGCTCTACGTTTGTCATGGTTCTTTTATATGCGCTAAAATATTAAATCCACCAGTTGTTTATCCATACAGATACATTAGAAAATATAAAATATCAACTAAAACCAATGCTAGATTTTAGCTTTAGATATTCTATACAAATTCTCCTAGCAGAACTGACGTTAAAATAATGAAATTATTTAATTATTTACACTCTATATAAAGCAAATTATACTTTATTCTAAAAAGATAAAGTTTTTGGATTTCAATAAATTCAAAATTCCAAAGGATTGGGCCAAATATAATGGTAATCCAGCTCCATTCGAAGCAGATTTCCACAGACTACTTTTTGAAAATGATCCCCATGTTCAAATTGCGATGGCAGATCGAAACCATACTTTTGTGCAGAGGCCAGGATCACATCCTTTTTCTTAGGGTGCATGGGTGCCACAACATTGTAAACACGATGACTTAGGTCCTTAACAGAAGCCAACATAATCAACTGCACAACATCATCGATATGGACAAAATTAGCCGGTTGTTCACCCGTTGTGCAGATACGATTGGCAAAGTATTTGGCGAAAATGCGATTTTTACCAAATAAGCCGCCAAGTCGATATACATAAGTATTGGGCAATTGCAACATTAGCTGCTCAGCCAAAAAAAGTTTTTCGGAAAATTCAATTCCAGCTGATTCCAACTCACTATAGACTACATCTTTATCTGGGTAAATTCCAACCGAACTTAAAAACAACTGTTTGGTCCATTGGATGTTTTCAAGAAATTCCTTAATATTCGAAAAACGAGTTTCTAAAACAGAAAGACTATTTTTTTGGCTGGCAGGAATACTATTTAATACGAAGTCGAACTGGCCCGGGATAAGCACATCAGGCACCACACTACTTTTATCAAAGTCAGCAATAAACGAAAAAATACCATCAGTTTTAAGCCGATGGTATTTTTCATATTGTGTTGTACTTGCCCAGACCTCATGTCCCTGATGTTTCATATCCATGGCAAACGATTCTGCCAGCCATCCACATCCTAAAATTAGTATCCGCATAAGGTCAAAATATTAATAAGCTTTTGCAAATAAAACGCGTCGGCTAGAAGGTTTACCCGTAAATATACAAATACCTTCCTCCTCTTTGGCATCCAAAGGAATACAACGGATTGTAGCTTTTGTTTCCTCTTTTACACGCTTCTCAGTTTCTATTGTTCCATCCCAATGGCAAGAAATAAATCCTCCTTTACCTTCCAGGACCTCTTTAAATTCATCGTAAGAGTTCACCTCAGTAAAATGAGATGTTCTAAAGTTTAAGGCTTTTTGGTAAATATTTTCCTGTATTACATGCAACAACTGTTCAATATTTCCAGCCAATCCTTCCTGGGCGACAGTTTCTTTTGTTTGTGTATCGCGACGTGCTAACTCCACCGTTCCATTTTGCATATCTCTTGCTCCCACAGCTACACGCACCGGTACACCTTTCAATTCCCATTCAGCAAATTTAAAGCCGGGACGTTGTGTATCGCGATCATCGTATTTCACCGAGATATCCTTTACCTTCAGTTCGTTTACTAACTGATCTACGAATGCATCAATCTGCGCTTTTTCTTCTTCAGTTTTAAAAATTGGAACAATAACAACCTGAATTGGCGCCAATTTCGGAGGCAATACCAATCCTTGATCATCAGAGTGAGCCATGATCAAGGCTCCTATCAAACGGGTAGAAACACCCCATGATGTTGCCCAAACATGTTCAAGTTTCCCCTCTTTGGATGTGAATTTTACATCAAAAGCCTTTGCAAAATTCTGCCCAAGAAAATGCGACGTTCCCGCTTGTAAAGCCTTACCATCTTGCATTAAAGCCTCGATACAATAGGTATCCAATGCACCTGCAAAGCGTTCGTTTTCAGTTTTCCGTCCGCGTACAACAGGTACAGCTAAAATATTTTCAGCAAATTCAGCATAGACATCAAGCATACGTTCTGTCTCTTCAATAGCTTCTTCCCTAGTTGCGTGTGCAGTGTGTCCTTCCTGCCACAAAAACTCTGCTGTACGTAAGAAAAGACGCGTACGCATTTCCCAACGGACCACATTTGCCCATTGGTTAACCAAAATTGGCAGGTCACGGTAAGATTCGACCCAACCACGGTACGTATTCCATATAATCGTTTCAGAAGTCGGACGTACAATCAACTCTTCCTCCAACTTTGCATCTTCATCCACCACAATCTTTCCGGTGCCATCGTTTTTTAATCTATAATGTGTGACCACAGCACACTCAGTAGCGAAACCTTCCACATGGGCAGCTTCTTTAGAAAAAAACGACTTGGGAATGAATAAAGGGAAGTAAGCATTGCTATGGCCTGTTTCTTTAAATCTTTTGTCTAAGATTGCTTGCATTCTTTCCCAGATAGCATATCCGTATGGTTTGATCACCATACAGCCCCGTACAGCTGAATTTTCAGCCAGATCAGCTTTGATCACAAGTTCATTGTACCATTGTGAATAATCTTCTGCACGACTTGTTATTCCTTTACTCATATGAAATTGATAAATTATTGTAACATTATTACGTTAAATCTCGTCTGTATCTCCAATACAAAAAGCGTTCAATAAAAAATATTTGTATTTTTGATTACTTCGATTAAACCCCCTCGAGAAATTTGCGTCTAAGATAGTAAATAAGGCTGTATAATCGAAAATAACGATTTAGGATATTATGAAAAAAAATAGATTATTTATCGGAGCACTTGCCATGACAGGAGCATTTATGTTAGGTTCCTGCGGTACTAGCAGGCAAATCTATGGCGACGATGTCTATGGCAATAATGGACAGGCTAGACAGAAAGTCTATCAAAGTCCAGATTACTATTACACAGATGCGGATCAAGTTCAACAAGGAGGACAGGCTCAAGGCGGTTACTATGATGACGAATATTCAGACCAGGATTATAACAATGATTCCTACGAAGATCTAGAATACGCGAATCGTATAAACAGGTTCTACTATGCGTCCCCCGGAATGACCTATTTTGATCCATTCTTTGATCCATGGTATGGCTATGGATTTGGTGGTATGTACGGATATGGTCCTTCCTTCGGTTTAGGCTGGGGTTGGAATTCAGGCTGGGGTTCTTCATGGTCTCTTGGTTTTGGCTGGGGCTGGGGCTCTAGTTGGGGTTGGGGATCCCCTTGGTATGGTGGCTATAACCCTTGGGGTGGCTGGTATGGCGGTGGCTACTGGGGATCTGGCTGGCATGGTAACGGTTATTGGGGCGGTGGCTATTGGGGTAATTCAAGACCTCGTTATGCTTCATCTCGATCAACTTATAGAGACAACTATAATGTGCGGACCTCCTCTTCCCGTACCAGAAGTTCGGGGAATTATGACCGTACAGGTGTAGCCCGTGACTCCAGAGGACGTATTACTTCAGTCGCTAGCACGCGATCAAGTGCTGGTGGCCGAACTAGATCATCTGATGGTTCTATATCACGTAGTTCTTCTTCCTATGACAGATCAAATGGTAGAACAAGGTCTTCGGACGGTATCTCAACAAGAGGCGGATATACAGATGGTAGCAGAACACGGACATCGGATAGATCCAATGGAACTTACCCAAGCATGCGGAGCTCCAATGGAACTTCAAGAACCCGTTCAAGTTCCGGTGATGTTTCTCGTCCAATGAGCCGTTCCATGGAAACTCGTTCAAGCAATCCAGGTTCGACATCAAGACCATCATATACGCCTCCAACAAGAAGTTATGATGGTGGATCTACACGCTCAAGTGGAGGTTATTCCGGTGGCGGTAGCACCAGATCCAGTGGTGGATTCTCTGGTGGTGGCGGCGGTGGTAGCACCAGATCCAGCGGCGGACGTACACGCTAATCATAAAAATAGCTTACAGTAGCATACATTACCCTGTGTGCTACTGCTTATTATAGACGATATTTTAGCATATGACAATCAAAAAATTACTTTTTGGAACTGCATTTTTAATCGGTGCTGCAGGGACTGCCCAGGCGCAATACACGAAAGATGTACTTTTATTTTCCCAAGGGGACAATGGTGGTACTGCTCGCTTCAAAGCCATGGGAAATGCTTCAACCGCTTTGGGTGGCGATATTAGTTCAATTACCGGCAACCCGGCTGGTTTGGGGTATTTTAACCAATCAGACATTTCGGTAACAGGTAGATACCTTAATAATAAAAATAAAACAGATTATTTCGGACAGAATACAAATAGCAGCAAAAACAATTTCAATCTGGATAATGCCGGAATTGTTTTTCATTTGCCTACCTACCGGAATGGGGGAAGCCTCGAAAAAGGCTGGTTGAACTTCAATGTTGGTATTGCTTACAACCGCAATTATGTCTACAACAACCTATTGGAATATAAAGGTGTTAATAATACCAGTTCGATAACAGATGCTTATTCGGACCGTTTATCTGCGCCAGGAGGATTGAGTGGTTGGGGCCAGGAAGTCTACGGTAACTCTTTGTTATTTGATGTAGATCCTAACAAACAAGGATCCTATTTGCCTATTACAAGTTTTGGTAACTATAATGGAAAAGATGGTTTTAATCAAGTAAATTCCATCCTTGAGAAAGGAAGTAAATCAGAATCTGTCTTGTCTTTCGGCGCAAACTACAGCAATAAATTGTATTTGGGGGCAGCTTTAGGGTTTACAGCCTTTAGTTATGACAACTCGAGCTGGTTTACTGAGTATGGCCAAACAATGAATGTAGCGCAAATGACAAAAGCAAATCCAAAGTCTGACTTCTTAAAACCAGGTGCGGAGTATGCTAGTAAGCGTGAAATGCTGGATAAAGATTATGAGCTGTACGATGACTATGCACAAGTGACTGATGGTACAGGTGTAGATTTCAAATTAGGGGTAATTTATAAGTTCACACCTACTTTCAGCATGGGCTTTACAGCGAAATCGCCGACATTTATGAGCATTAGAGATGAGTCTTACAGCAATTCGGAATTTCGTTATTTTAAGCCAAATGAGGATAAGGCTTTTAAAGAATACCGTACCAGTGATAAAGCAGGCTATAGCTATTTAGAGTATAATATGAATACACCATACAAACTCTCCTTAGGCGCTAGTCAGGTATTTTCCAGCGGGTTGATTACCGCAGATGTGGAATGGGTGGATTATGGAGCGATGCGTTTTAAAGATGCTGGCGCATATAATAAGACCTTGGAACAAGAGATGAACCAAAACATTAAAAACACATACCAAGGCGCATTAAATGCGCGTATAGGTGGTGAAGTTTTATTTGATAACGTTTTTAGTGGTAGAGCTGGTTTCAATTATAGCGGTAATCCGTACAAAAATGCGGACTATACAAACTATACCGCATCTTTGGGTATAGGCGCAAAACTTGGACGCGGAATGTATATTGATTTGACAGGAGCTTATAATGCTGTCAATTACAAAGAAAGTCCTTATACTATCGCTGAAGATTTTTGGAATACGGCCAGCCCTGCCGCAGATATAAAAAATCAACGAACAAATGTCGTTTTGACAATCGGTTCTAAATTTTAAGAGATTCTTCTCAGAAAAAACGTCCAGCTTGTCTGGACGTTTTTTATTTATTACAATCCCAACAACCATAATTTAAAAGCTTTTAGTAAATTTGTCCTCTTGGTTGAAAATCACATGACAAATCAGACAGTCTCAAAAGCATTCAATGTTCTATTTACTTATCCCATCTGGCGGATCGAGATCGATGCCGAGAATAGACTGATTGCAGTAGAGACCAGAAATCCAACAGACACACTTCCCTATTTCAATGTGATTTCTTTTGAAGGAGATTATGTCCTTCAGGACTTCAAAGCCATGAGCAAGGAGTGGGTGTTGGCTGGAATTCAATGTCAGAAACTCATCCTAAAAAAAATCTCGGACACTTCACCCATCGATGCTGGTGTTCAAATTATAAACTGTTATCAGCCACAACAGCAGGAAACCTGGTTTAACTACATTTTCCTAGAGATGGTCAGTGATGGTATACTACTCAGACCCAAAATGATCGCACAAGGAATGCAATTGTTTTTAGATCTAAAAACAATGTCCATTGAAGACAAAAAGGAAGAGTCTTTTAAACCTTTTGATAGCCAAATAGTCTACCCAGTAATATACAATGGTCAAATACCCCATTTTTTGACAGATTTCACAACAGATGACGAAATTTGGCTAAGTGCTTTGGATGACTATTTTATTTGGGCTTTCTATGAAAAAAACAAAGATAATCACTATCAAATCCGGATAGTTCGATCAACAAAAGATAGGTTAATTGAATCTGTTGTGGCAGTAACTCAGTTGCCTTTAAAGTTTTTCAACATCTATTTTCTTGTTAACAAACAAATATTCCTTTTGACAGACAATAAACGGGAGTTTGTTTCGTATTTAGTATAATTGCAAAATATATGAAACTATTATTCGAATTAAATACATATAAAAAGGTAGCCATTTTATCAATTTCTATGCTATCTCTACAACAGGTTGAAGCTAAAAATCTCACC
The window above is part of the Sphingobacterium sp. ML3W genome. Proteins encoded here:
- the proS gene encoding proline--tRNA ligase; translated protein: MSKGITSRAEDYSQWYNELVIKADLAENSAVRGCMVIKPYGYAIWERMQAILDKRFKETGHSNAYFPLFIPKSFFSKEAAHVEGFATECAVVTHYRLKNDGTGKIVVDEDAKLEEELIVRPTSETIIWNTYRGWVESYRDLPILVNQWANVVRWEMRTRLFLRTAEFLWQEGHTAHATREEAIEETERMLDVYAEFAENILAVPVVRGRKTENERFAGALDTYCIEALMQDGKALQAGTSHFLGQNFAKAFDVKFTSKEGKLEHVWATSWGVSTRLIGALIMAHSDDQGLVLPPKLAPIQVVIVPIFKTEEEKAQIDAFVDQLVNELKVKDISVKYDDRDTQRPGFKFAEWELKGVPVRVAVGARDMQNGTVELARRDTQTKETVAQEGLAGNIEQLLHVIQENIYQKALNFRTSHFTEVNSYDEFKEVLEGKGGFISCHWDGTIETEKRVKEETKATIRCIPLDAKEEEGICIFTGKPSSRRVLFAKAY